Proteins found in one Triticum aestivum cultivar Chinese Spring chromosome 4D, IWGSC CS RefSeq v2.1, whole genome shotgun sequence genomic segment:
- the LOC123095575 gene encoding receptor-like protein kinase FERONIA has translation MAFPTLPITLTCLTVLVFLSIAMAAANDSMDSGLVLLNCGESKQDNDSSGRMWDGDTGSKFMTSFKGVAANASYQDPSLPSMVPYMSARIFTSNYTYSFPVNPGRMFLRLYFYPISYGNYTMSDAFFGVTLGNLVLLNSFNASQTAQAANYAYLVREFSVYISSHSLDITFAPSAHQNSSYAFVNGIEIVPTPDIFTTADTIFVHHDYIAPFTFAANTGFQTMYRFNVGGQAISPENDSGFYRLWADDSPYIFGASSGVTYSKDNNVTIRYTPVVPKYIAPLDVYGTARSMGPTAQVNLNYNLTWILPVDAGFIYLLRFHFCEIQYPITKENQRTFYIYINNQTAQWAMDVISLSGGLGRTSYRDYIIMARGSGQVDMWIALHPDISTKPCYVDAILNGLEVFKLQGHEPNNLAGINPPLQQNPDAEPKRVPGGARKSKSGLPVAIAGGFALMLIALFSMCVICRRKKVRKSSCKTNNGHLNHPACDLLRQFSFSQIQIATNDFDEELIIGRGGFGNVYSGEIDGGTKVAIKRLNQESQQGSHEFQAEIEMLCNIRHGHLVSLIGYCQDNNEMILVYDYMAHGTLREHLYNTQNSPLSWRRRLEICIGAARGLHYLHTGTETGIIHRDVKTSNILLDERFMAKVSDFGLSKAFPAIDNTHVSTAVKGTFGYFDPEYFLLRRLTKKSDVYSFGVMLFEILCARPVINTELPDEQVSLRDWALYCQERGVLEEIVDPCVKDEITPECFSIFAELAEKCVADRSMDRPTMGDVLQNLEVALRLQDNNNCVGRPSSLQIIGMHSDKPSTHSIISVAAQGEIFSDIIHLEGR, from the coding sequence ATGGCATTCCCAACCCTACCAATTACACTCACATGCCTTACAGTGTTGGTATTCTTGTCGATTGCCATGGCAGCTGCTAACGACTCCATGGACTCGGGCCTTGTCCTCCTAAATTGCGGAGAATCAAAGCAAGACAATGACAGTAGTGGCCGTATGTGGGACGGGGACACCGGCTCCAAATTCATGACATCGTTTAAAGGGGTTGCAGCCAATGCTTCATACCAAGACCCTTCACTCCCCTCCATGGTCCCTTATATGAGTGCACGCATCTTCACTTCAAATTACACCTATTCCTTCCCTGTCAACCCAGGCCGCATGTTCTTACGCCTTTACTTCTATCCGATTTCTTATGGAAACTATACTATGTCCGATGCCTTCTTTGGTGTCACCTTAGGAAATCTAGTCCTCCTGAATAGCTTCAATGCTTCACAAACGGCTCAGGCGGCCAATTATGCCTACCTTGTCCGTGAATTCTCGGTGTATATTTCTTCACACAGTTTGGACATCACCTTTGCCCCATCAGCACATCAGAACAGTTCTTATGCATTTGTCAATGGCATAGAGATTGTGCCCACACCTGACATCTTCACAACAGCTGACACAATATTTGTCCACCATGATTACATAGCTCCATTCACATTTGCCGCTAACACAGGCTTCCAGACTATGTACCGGTTCAATGTCGGGGGCCAAGCCATTTCCCCCGAGAATGACTCCGGATTTTACCGCTTATGGGCCGATGATTCCCCATACATATTTGGTGCTAGCTCTGGGGTGACATACTCCAAAGATAATAATGTGACTATTAGGTACACACCCGTAGTGCCAAAGTACATAGCGCCACTTGACGTCTATGGTACAGCTCGGTCGATGGGACCAACTGCACAGGTCAACCTGAATTACAACCTTACATGGATTTTACCTGTTGATGCGGGGTTCATTTACCTCCTAAGGTTCCATTTCTGTGAGATTCAGTATCCTATTACCAAGGAGAACCAGAGGACGTTCTACATCTACATCAACAACCAGACAGCACAATGGGCCATGGATGTAATCTCTTTGAGTGGAGGACTCGGTAGAACATCATATAGAGACTATATTATCATGGCTAGGGGTTCCGGTCAGGTGGATATGTGGATTGCACTTCACCCTGATATTTCAACTAAGCCATGCTATGTTGATGCGATACTGAATGGTCTTGAGGTCTTCAAGCTACAGGGTCATGAACCGAACAATCTTGCTGGGATCAATCCTCCACTTCAACAAAATCCTGATGCGGAACCTAAGAGGGTACCTGGCGGTGCAAGAAAGTCCAAAAGTGGCCTACCAGTAGCCATCGCTGGCGGTTTTGCTTTGATGTTGATTGCCCTTTTCAGCATGTGTGTTATTTGCCGACGAAAAAAAGTACGGAAGAGTTCTTGCAAGACCAACAACGGACATCTAAATCATCCCGCATGTGATCTCTTGCGTCAGTTCTCGTTTTCACAAATTCAAATTGCCACCAACGACTTTGATGAGGAACTAATCATTGGCAGAGGTGGATTTGGTAATGTCTACAGTGGTGAGATAGATGGAGGGACAAAGGTGGCGATCAAGCGACTCAACCAGGAATCCCAACAAGGCAGTCATGAGTTCCAGGCTGAAATTGAGATGCTGTGCAATATCCGCCATGGCCACCTTGTGTCTTTGATTGGCTACTGCCAGGACAATAATGAGATGATTTTGGTGTACGACTACATGGCTCATGGAACATTGCGTGAGCATCTGTACAATACCCAAAACTCACCACTATCGTGGCGGCGGCGCCTTGAGATCTGCATCGGTGCAGCTCGAGGACTGCATTACCTCCACACTGGCACAGAGACAGGAATCATCCACCGTGATGTTAAGACATCAAACATCCTACTGGATGAGAGGTTCATGGCGAAGGTTTCTGACTTTGGTCTGTCTAAGGCTTTTCCAGCCATTGACAATACCCACGTGAGCACCGCTGTGAAAGGCACCTTTGGATATTTTGATCCGGAGTACTTCCTATTGCGGCGTCTCACCAAAAAATCAGATGTGTACTCCTTCGGAGTCATGTTGTTTGAGATCCTGTGTGCGCGCCCTGTGATAAACACTGAGCTCCCAGACGAGCAAGTGAGCTTACGTGACTGGGCGCTATATTGCCAAGAGAGAGGCGTACTTGAGGAGATTGTTGACCCTTGTGTAAAGGACGAGATCACCCCCGAGTGCTTCAGTATATTTGCAGAGCTAGCAGAAAAATGTGTTGCTGATCGTAGCATGGATCGGCCAACAATGGGAGATGTACTTCAGAACCTTGAGGTCGCACTCAGGTTGCAGGACAATAACAACTGTGTCGGGAGGCCATCGTCTCTTCAGATCATCGGAATGCATTCAGACAAACCATCGACCCACTCAATCATTAGTGTCGCTGCACAGGGAGAGATATTTTCAGATATTATACATCTGGAAGGCCGATGA